The Erigeron canadensis isolate Cc75 chromosome 1, C_canadensis_v1, whole genome shotgun sequence genome segment ttaatattctgtcaccttaatacttaattccagttaacctggtacacgatcaatctaaactggtcacatccagattaattgatcgtgttgcaaagttcactcaccatcgacatagaggtgtcttcagcacccatctagtaatagttgggacttacagttaggtgattgaaaataaacttattcgtgttatgggtccATATCATGAtcaatacatatacttgaaagtatatgatcaaatttatgtttatattttaattcttaattatttttcataataaattaataatatgtttcaaaaaaattctataataaagaaattattgtagcatgtgccttgtagATTGACTACGacaaaacaatttcatcaatatgtctcggctaatgacagtgacgaacctgtaaTTAATGTAccacaacttgcaaagtataacacttagaactatatatcttcaaaattataagcttttatgaattgaatatatgaatatctaatattgataatatcgtaaaccccgtatGCAGTgctggacacgggtctaaaatctagtatctaGACTATATATCTGTATGTATTCATCATATGATTTTATTTCTGATGGATATGATTATCTAGTCATTAAGGCTATTGTCCCAACGATAAATTTAGCGCCACTGCCTGCGGAGTCAAATTATATCGAAAAAAGTGTGAAGGACCAACTTGATAAGgtaaagtttatatattatatattgtctgtcataatatatttgttttacttttatcgcttgttttataataatcagtccctatatatataggagaaacatatataatttgattataTTGTCTGTTATAATCAAGAATCAATTGATTCTAAGAAGTGATCTAACTATCCGAGTTGTTCTTATTGTGTTTTCTTAATTCTATTGGCTACCTAGGTCATGTCTATGTATGGGTACAAGATAGTACGAGTGGTTGTAGACAATTTTGAGTTTGATGAATCCGTAAAGACGTCCATAAAGGAGATCGTTGAGGGTAGACATTTTTACCATATCAAACATGCATTTTTATTCTTTCAATTAAGTTTATTTGGAGCAAGTTAGTGCGATTTAGATTTGTTAATATCAACTTGAAAACAGCTTTAATACTGAGGGCGGCTGAGAATGAACAAGTTGAAACAGAGAAAGTTGAGCGAGAAAAACAAGCACAAATAGAAACAGATTTCAAATACTATTCCGGAATGGGGACAGCATTGCAACATCAAGCAATCCTTAATGGGCTAAAGAAAAGCGTAGCGGAGTTCACCTCTAACGTCCCTGGAACTTCGGCTAAAGATGTGATGGACATGATCCTGGTAACTCGTTACTTTGATACCATTAAAGAGATTGGTGCATTAACAAAATCAACTTCTGAGTTATGGAGCTAGCTAGGGCTGTCAAAAATATTGCATGCATTGGGTCTTGGCTTGGGGTTTAGAAACGGCGATTCAACGTTTTAAAAAGATTTGGGCCAATGGAGCCTTGGGTCAACCCAAAAAGGTTAGTTACAGCCCGAATAAGCTGGACCACGATGGATT includes the following:
- the LOC122586044 gene encoding hypersensitive-induced response protein 1-like — its product is MGNALGCIQVEESTLGIKETFGEFENVLTPGCHLMPWCIGSELAGYVSLSVQHLDVRCETMTKDNYLVTVVASVQYRALADKAIDAYYKLSNPKEHIQAYVFDVIKAIVPTINLAPLPAESNYIEKSVKDQLDKVMSMYGYKIVRVVVDNFEFDESVKTSIKEIVEALILRAAENEQVETEKVEREKQAQIETDFKYYSGMGTALQHQAILNGLKKSVAEFTSNVPGTSAKDVMDMILVTRYFDTIKEIGALTKSTSELWS